Below is a genomic region from Streptomyces sp. NBC_00461.
CGCAGTGTGCCCGAGCCGCTCGGCGAGCGGTTCGCCGCCACGCGTGAGTGGGCCCTGCACCGGCTCGACGAACCCCTGGGTCTCGAAACCCTCGCCGAGCACGCCGCCGTCTCGCCGCGCACCTTCTCGCGTCGCTTCGTCGAGGACACCGGATACACGCCGATGCAGTGGGTCATGCGCGCCCGCATCGACCTGGCCCGGGAGCTGCTGGAGCGTTCCGAGCGGAGCGTCGAGCAGATCGCGAACGACGTGGGTCTCGGCACCGGGGCGAATCTGCGGCTGCACTTCCAGCGCATCCTCGCCACCACGCCGAGCGAGTACCGGCGCACCTTCACCCAGGGCGAGTAGCCCGCCGTCAGGACGCTCCGGCGGCTTGGCGCGATCCTTGCGAACCATGGCGCTCACGCCACGGCCACGGCCGGACCCCGCGCGCGAGGCTGGTGTCATCAAGGCCTGACGCACAGACATCAAGGGGCATTCATGACTCGCATCGCCATCAACGGTTTCGGTCGCATCGGCCGCAATGTGCTGCGCGCCCTGTTGGAGCGCGACAGCGACCTGGAGATCGTCGCCGTCAACGACCTCACCGAGCCCGCCACCCTCGCCCGGCTCCTCGCCTACGACTCGACGGCCGGCCGGCTCGGCCGCCCGGTGAGCGTCGACGGGAACACGCTCGTCGTCGACGGCCGACGCATCACGGTGCTCGCCGAGCGCGAGCCGGCGCAGCTGCCGTGGGCCGAACTCGGCGTCGACCTCGTGCTGGAGGCGACCGGCCGCTTCACGTCGGCCAAGGCCGCCCGCGCCCACCTCGACGCGGGCGCGAAGAAGGTCCTCGTCAGCGCGCCGTCGGACGGCGCCGACGTGACCCTCGCGTACGGGGTCAACACCGACGCCTACGACCCGGAACTGCACACGATCGTCTCGAACGCCTCCTGCACCACCAACGCGCTCGCGCCGCTCGCCGCGGTCCTCGACGAACTCGCCGGCATCGAGCACGGCTTCATGACCACGGTGCACGCCTACACGCAGGAGCAGAACCTCCAGGACGGCCCGCACCGCGACCCCCGCCGTGCCCGCGCCGCCGGCGTCAACATCGTGCCGACCACGACCGGCGCCGCCAAGGCGATCGGCCACGTGCTGCCCGGCCTCGACGGCAAGCTGTCGGGCGACTCGATCCGGGTACCGGTTCCGGTGGGCTCGATCGTCGAGCTCAACACGACCGTCGCCCGCGACGTGACGCGTGAGGACGTGCTGGCGGCCTACCGTGCCGCCGCGGACGGCCCGTTGGCCGGTGTCCTCGAGTACTCCGACGACCCGCTGGTGTCGTCCGACATCACCGGCAACCCGGCCTCGTCGATCTTCGACTCGGCCCTCACCCGCGTCGACGGCCGCCACGTCAAGGTCGTCGCCTGGTACGACAACGAGTGGGGCTTCTCCAACCGAGTGATCGACACGCTGGAACTCCTCGCCGCCCGCTGAGCCGGACGGACGGTGAGCCGGCCGTCGTCATCGGCCCGGCAACACCCGTCCCAGGCGGGCGAGCGGAGACAGAGCCATGAGCACGGGTGACAGCAGCATGCCCGCCGCTGTCACCAGCAGGCCGGTACGTGGCCCCCACTCCTGCGCGAGGAATCCGCCCAGCAGGGAGCCGAACGGGGTCAGGCCCATGCCGACGAACGTGATCGTCGCCGCGGCACGGCCCTGCATTCCGTCCGGAGTCACGGCCTGCCGTACGGCCATCACGGTCACGGTCACCAACTGACTGCCGGTACCGAACAGGAAGTTGGCCGCCAGCAGCGCCGGAACCGTCACCGTGGCGGAGCCGTGCAGCGCGGGCACGCACAGGAACACACCGTCGCCGAGCGCTGCCGCTGACACGAGCACCGCGCCGTGCCCGAACCGGCACGGCAGCCGGGCGGCCAGCATCGAGCCAAGGAGCGCTCCCGGTCCCGTCGCCGCGAGCGCCAGCCCGACAGCGGCGGGGGATAGGTGCAGCTCCCGCGGCAGGAAGAGCAGATAGACGGTCATCGTGGCCGCGAAGGAGAACTGGAACGCGGCCGAGGCGAGACACACCGTCCGCAGCGAGGCGTCGCCCGCGACGAAACGCAGGCCCTCCTGGATCCGCCGCCCTACCCGAGAGGGTCGTCGCGAGGTCTCCGGCACCGGTTCACGGCGACGGATCCGCCGGATCGACAGGAACGACAGCGCGAAGAACAGTGCGCCGACGGCCGCAGCGATCGGCGCGGACGCCAGTGACACCAGCGCACCGCCGAGAGGGGGTCCGCCGATCTGCGCCGCGGACCGGCTGCCCTCCAGCGCGCTGTTGCCCCGTACCAGCTGATCGCGTTTCACCAGCCGTACCAGAGACGCCTGGTAGGCCACGTCGAAGAACACGGACAGAGCCCCGACGGCGAACGCGACCACGAACAGCGCCGACAGCCCGAGCCGGCCGAGAAGACCGGCCGTGGCGGCGACGCCCAGCACCAGGGTCCGGCCCACATCCGCCAGCACCATCACCGTGCGGGTTCGCCATCCGTCCACCCATGCGCCGACGAAGAGCGAGAGCAGCAGGATCGGCACCTGCCCCACCGCGCGCAGGACGCCCAACTGGCCGGCGCCTGCGTGGAGCGTCAGGACCGCGAACAGCGGCAGCACCACCAGACTCGCGTGTTCGCCGAGTTGGGAGACCGTCTGGCCCACCCACAGCCTGCGGAAGTCGCCGTCCCGCCACAGGCTGGGCGGAACAGGCCGGCCGGAATCGGACACGGCGGAGGAGACGGACGGCATGGTGACCCCTTGGAACGCCGGCAACGAGGCCCGCCCCCCGGCGCTCGACAGGCGCACCGACGGTTCGGGCAGGGAAAGGCTCGCCGTGCCGCGGCATCACAGGCAGCACGCGATGACCGGCCCATCACGGACCAGGACGTCAACGCGTGCGCGAACGACCGACCATGTCTCCTGCTCCTTGGCCATGGCACGCTCCTCGCACGTGCCTGCGGGCAGGCGACAACGTAGCGGGTGATCCCGGCACGGGCCACCGAATTCCCGCTTGCAGTACCGGAGTTGCCTACCTGGCCGGTGGCGGCCCGCTGCTCTCCCGCACCACCAGCTCCGTGGCCACCTCCACCCGCGTCGTCTCCGGCTCCTGTCCCGACAGCAGCCGCAGCACCATGCGGGCGGCCAGCGCCGTCATGTCGGCTATGGGCGTCCGCATGGTCGTCAGACGGGGCGTCACCCAGTCCGCGAACGGCAGGTCGTCGAAGCCGACCACACTGACGTCGTCCGGAATGCGCAACCCGCGCTCGGCCGCCGCCCGGTAGGTGCCCAGTGCCTGATGGTCGCTGCCCGCGAAGATCGCCGTGGGACGGTCGGCCAACGCCAGGAGATCCAGGGCGTGTTGATGGGCGAGAGAGTGGGTGAAGTCGCCGTAGCGGACCAGCTCCGGGTCGAAGGGGAGCCCGGCCTCCGTCAGCGCCGAACGGTAGCCGTCCACGCGGGCACGCGAGGTCAGCCGGCGCTCCGGGCCGCTGATGACGGCGATGCGCCGGTGGCCGAGCTCGATGAGATGGCGTGTCGCGGCAAGCCCGCCGGGCCAGTTGGTCGCCCCCACCCACGGAATGCCGGGCGCGGGCTCGTCGACCGGCGCGACCAGGGCGTACGGGATCCCGAGACCGGCGAGGTCGGCCTGCTGCTCCGGAGCGAGTTCGGGTACGACCAGGATCGCGCCGCGGGTGGGGCGCGTGGCCAGCGAGTCCAGCCACTGCCGCGCCCGCTTCTGCCGCCCGTGCGTCGCCGAGACCACCAGCCCCATGCCCGCTTCGTGCAGCACGTCCTCGGCGCCCCGGATCAGCTCCACCGCCCAGGGGCTGTCCAGCTCGTTGATGACGAGATCGATCAGCCCGCCGGGCGGTGCCGCGGTGGCTGCGGCGCGCGGCCGCGCGAGATAGCCGTGCTTCTCCAGCAGGCGCTGCACCTTGGCCCGAGTCTCGGCCGATACATCGGATCTGTTGTGGAGCACCTTGGAGACGGTGGAGACCGAAACCCCTGCCTCATCGGCGATTTCGGCCAGCGTGCGCCGCCTCGCTTCGCCGGATCCTGTCCGGACCGTTGACGTCATCGGATCAATCTCCTACGTTTCCGGAGCGGTCGCAGATTGCGAAAACTATCGCAATCCAATCCTCCGGCGTAGAGGTGGCAGGTGGTTCTCGATGGAGAGACGGCGTCCGGGCCGGAGGCATCTGCCGGTACTGGCCACGGTGGCAGCGCTGTTGGCCTTCCCCGTACAGGCGCAGGCAGCGGGCCAGGGCCGCATCTACCATGTCGCCCCCTGGGGCAGAGACCACGCGTACGGCTCCCCGTCGAAGCCCCTGCGCACCATCGGCGACTGCCTCTCCCGCGTTCGCCCGGGCGACACCTGCCTCATCCACCGCGGCACCTACCGCGAGCAGGTGACCCCGCCCTCCGGTACGAAGGACGCCCCGATCAACCTCGCCGCGTACGGCGACGGCCCGGTGACCGTCGACGGGACCGAGCCGGTGGCCGGCTGGAAGGACGCCGGCGGCGGACTGGTCGCCGCCGACACGAACCTGCCGACGGACCCCGAGTTCAACGCGGTGTTCCTGGACAACGGGCGTGCGGCGGAAGGCCGTTGGCCCAACTCCGGCTCCGATCCGCTCAACACCACCTGGGCCGAGGCCGACTCCACCTCCACCGACCAGCACATCGACGACACCGACCTGCCGGACGCGGACTGGGCCGGCGCGACCGTGCACCTGTGGGCGGGCTCCAACCCCTGGGCCCAGCAGACCGGCACGGTCACCGCCGGCTCGCCCGGCAAGCTGGACTTCAAGGGCGGCAACCACCGCTGCCCGCCCCTGTGCATGGGCAACCAGAACTACCGCAACTACTACCTCGTGGGCTCCAAGGCCGCCCTCGACCAGCCGGGGGAGTGGTACTACGACACATCCGCCCACCGGCTCTACCTCGTCCCGCCCAAGGGCGGCATGGCCAACCACACGGTGACCGCCAAACACCGCCTGTGGGGAGTGGACCTGTCCAACGCCTCGTACGTCACCGTCCGCGGAATCGACCTGTGGGGCACCTCCCTGCGAACGGGCAGGATGAGTACGGGAGTTGTGGTCGACGCACTGCATGCCACGTACATCTCGGAGTTCTCCACGCTCCCCATGCCGCCGGACGGCGACCTCGCGATCCCGCCCTCCGAGGGGCACATCGTGGCCTCCCGCATCCTCGACTCCGGTGTGCAGATCCTCGGCACCGGCAACACCCTGGAGAACAGCGAGATCTCGCAGTCCGCCGGCGACGGTGTCCTGGTGCGCGGCACCGGCAACACGGTCACCGGCAACTACGTCCACGACGTCGGCTGGATGGGCAGCTACACACCCGGCATCGAGATCAACGGCAACGACCACACGGTCACGCACAACACGGTCCGCCGCACAGGCCGCGCCTCCATCGACACGGCCTGGCAGCTCAACGGCACCGAGTTCCACGGCAACCGCATCGCCTACAACGACCTGTCCGAGGCGATGCGCACCTCCCGCGACGGCTCACCCCTGTACGTCTGCTGCAGCCTGGACGGCACCGGCACCTCCGTGGACCACAACAGCTCGCACGACGCCGACGGCCAGGTCGGCTTCTACGTCGACAACTACTCGGGCCACTTCCTCCTGCACCACAACGTCGCCTGGAACACCGGCACGCGAGGCACCTTCTTCAACGGCCACACCGGCCCGAGCATCGCCAACCAGGACCACAACTCCAGCTACGGCGTGGGCATCAACGGCAACTCCACGCTGCTGAGCGGCGCCACCGACGCCTCCGGCTCGTACTTCAGCAACATCGTCGGACCCATGCCGGTCAGTGCGACCGGGACCGGCGACCCGCGGCCGGTGGTCCGCTCCAACCTCATCACCGACAAAGCCGGCTACACGGACCCCGTCAACGGTGAGCTGTGGCTCACCGACGTCTCACCCGCGATCGACACCGGTGAGACGCTCGACGGCATCACCACCGAAGTCCGCGGCACGGCTCCCGACATCGGTGCCTACGAACACGGCGAGCCGATCTGGTCGACGGGCTGCGACCTCCCCGGCTGCCAACAGCGCGTCCGGCACGGCGCCTGGACCGCGGCCGCGAGCGACGGCTCCGACGCCTTCGCCGCCGTCGACGGAGACATCAACACCCGCTGGACGGCCGCCGCCGCGCAGGCCCCCGGCCAGTTCCTGACGGTCGACCTGGGCGAGCCGAAGACCGTCGGCCGACTCTCGCTCGACGCGGGCCGCGACACCAGCGGACAGCCGTACGGCTTCTCGGTGTCGGTGAGCCGCGACGGCACGCACTGGAGCGGGAGCCTCGCCCGGGTCTCCGGCCGGTCCTTCACTCAGGACGCTGCCTTCCCCGCCCGGACGGCCCGGTTCGTCCGCATCACCCTCACCGCGAGCGGCCCCGTCCCCTGGGTGGTCAACGACCTGCGTCTGTACAGCGACGGGCCCGATGCCTCCGCCACGCTCCAGGCCGAACAGGCGACTTCCATGCACCGGGCGGCACGCACCACGGCCACCACCGGGGTGCTGGGCTCCGGGGACTGGATCGCCTTCCGTCGCGCGGCCGTGCACGGCGACCACCTCACCGTACGGCTCGCCTCCACCTGCACCACCGGCTGCGCGCTCCAACTCCGGCTCGACACCCCGCGCGGCCCGGTGGCCGCGACCCTCCCCGTGCACGCGACCGGCGCCACCACCTGGCAGGAGCAGTCGGTCACCCTGCCCCACCGCGAGACCGGTGTCCACACCCTCTACATCGTCGCGAAGGGCGGCCCTCGCGTCGCGTCCCTCGACTGGCTGACGATCCGGCCATGACGCTCGCCGCTCCGCGCCGGACGCCAGGGAGTCAGCCGGGGAGTCAGAAGAAGCGGGCCTCTGGATATCGAGCCGACGACCCGTCCAACAGGCCGTCGTCGTCCCGGCCGCGCAGCCAGCGGTCGAAGAAGGCGGCGAGACAGGCGCGTTCGGCGGCGATCGCATGCCTCGGCATGATCGTGCCGATGTTCTCGACGACGGTCTTCCGCGGAAGTCCCAGCTGACGGGCGATCTGCGGGACGAGCGCCTCGGCGTCGGTGTACGTCGCGTGTTCCGCACCTCGCAGGCTCAGGCCCCGGTGCCAGCCGCGGCTGTTCCGCCACAGGGCGTCCCAGGACGGCACCGTGCTCAGGTCGTTGCCGTCCTTGCCGATCAGCAGGAAGGGGCGGTCGACGCCGTCGGCGGCAACGGTGGAGAGGTTGCCGACGGTGTCGTCCTCCTGGACGTACGCGAGAACCCCGTCGAGATCGGCCGCCGCCGCGATGCGCGAATCGTCGTGCATGGCCTGCAGGGCGGTGAAGCCACCTGCCGACTGGCCGAACATGCCGATGTGGCCGAAGTCCAGCATGCCGCGCAGCGCCCCGGGGAGCGCACGGGGCAGTTCGTCGAGGACGAAGCGGATGTCGGCCACCCGCACGGCGAGCGTCTTCTGCAGCAGCGCCTTGATGCGCCCCGGGTCCGGGTAGGCCTTGTCGAACTCTGCCGGCAGCACGGAGCTTTCGACACGGCCGCCGGGAAACTGGACGGCCGAGGCGTCGTAGGTGTGATCGACGGTCACCACGGCGTACCCCCGGGAGGCGAGGTCGTCGCAGAGCGTGGTGCCCAGGGAACGCGGGTCACCGGCACCCGGCGAGTAGCAGACGACGGGGAGCGGGCCCATGCCCCGATCGACAGGGGCGCCTTCGTGGGCATGGGTACGCGTGGCCGACCAGTCGACCCGGTTGCCGGGCACATCGGTGAAACTGTTCAAGGCGGCGAATCCGGTGGCCTCGCCGGGGAGCATCTGTGGAGCGGCCGGGTAGCCGCCGACGGCTCGCGCCGGATAGCGGATGCCGATCATGAGTTCCCGGTACGGCTGCGCGGTGATCCAAGGATCGGACCGCGACGCATCGACCAGGTGCAGCGAGACCGTCCCCACCGGGTGCGGTCCGCTGGGCGCGGGCAACGTCAGCCGCACCGGCCCGGCCTTGCGCGATGCGGCGGAGACGGCGGACGAGGCGCGTGCCGGGACGGCGGACAGGGCGACGGCGGCAGCGGCCGACAGGATGACAGAGCGACGGGTCTGCATGACTGAACCCCTTTGGTCTGCACGTGTTCTGCTGTCTGTACGTGTTGAGCGATCACGTACAGACTCGCGGCCCGACATGGCCGCCCACCATCCGGCAAACCGGTCGACGCGTCTGGGGGATTGCCCCCATCGCCGCACTCCATCCCCGGGTGGAGACCGCTCCATCGACCCGTGGGTGGTGGTGATCCACTACTACGCGGAGCACGCTGGAGGCATGGAACCTCTGCGCTCGGCACTTGTCGTTGTCACCGACGTCTGCTTCCTGGTCTTTGTCGTGTCCTGGATCGCGGGTGCCGTCCACTTCGGCGCGAAGAGCCAGGCGGGCCTGCACGGCTGGGTGCGTGGACTGCGTCGCACACTGCCTCGCCGGGTGTTGCTGATCGCAGGCGTCTACGTCCTCTTCACGCTGGTCGGACACTCGCGGGGCTTCTGGCGCCATCTCCAGTACTGGCAGCCCGAGCTAGCACTCCTGGGCGGGCTGCTCGCCATCGCCTCGACCGCTCTGCTGCTGTGGGCCCGCTGGGTCCTGGGCACGATGTGGGCCAGCGTCCCGACGGTCCAGGAGCATCACGAGCTGCGCACGGACGGCCCTTACCGGCTCGTCCGTCACCCCATCTACACGGGACTGCTCGGCCTGCTCCTCGGCGCCACGCTGGCCTGCGGATTCGGTGTCTGGACGGCGTTCCTGGCGGTCGCCGTCCCGTGGCTGCTGCGCCGTGTGCACGTCGAGGACGGGCTCATGGCGCACCAGTTCGGCGCGTCCTACGACTCTTACCGCGCCCAGGTCCCGGCACTGATCCCAAGACTGCGCCCCACCCGGGCGGGCCCCCGCCCGGTCGGCCATGAGCGGCAGTAGCCGCGTTGGCCCGGTTCGGTGGGGCGGCGGATCGCTCAGCCGCCCCACCGAACCGGGCCTGGTGCCCTCGCCCCGAGGTCAGAAGGCGCGGAACTGCGGGCCGTAGTTGCCCGGTGCGTCGGGGATCGGGCGTTCCATCAGCTCCACCGCGGGAGTCTCCAGCCCGCGCATGATGTGGATGGCCGCGTGCAGGGAGCGGTGGCCGCCGCCGGCCCAGGCCGTCTCAAGGGTGCGGAGGAGGCTGTTGTAGGTGGTGTCGAAGCTCTCCAGGAGCCGCCGCACCTCTCCCGGCGGGTTGGGCCACCCGCCTTCCGGAACCGGCGCCATGGGGCGCGCGTCGGGGAAGCGCACGGGCGCGCCGTTGAACTCCCAGTCGCCGTCGTTGTCGCGCAGACGTCGGCCGTGGTAGATCTCGCCGAACGCGTAGTAGTGCGCCGGGTAGTCGTCGTCGAAGGCCGTGGCGGGGGAACTGGCGGTGCCCTCGCCCTGTTCCTTGATGATCTCGATGGCGCGTTCGACGTCGTCGGGAGTCTCCACCGGCTCCAGCACGTCGGAGCCGATGCGCGTGGACAGCTGTCCCCGCGCCGACAGTTCCGGCGCCACGCTCCGGAACGTCTTGAGGATGTCGCTGTAGAAGGTGCCGACGCTCGGCGAGGTGTCGATGCTCCGGGCGAGCGGACGGTGAGGGACTTCGATGCCCATCATCACGTCGTGCACGTACGTCTTGGTCAGGCCCGACAGATAGACGGTCAGCCCGGCGTGCACACCGCCGGGCAGCGGGCCGGGGTAGGTGGGCGCCGCATCCCTGATCCGCGGCCGCCCGCCGATGGCCACGAGCAGGTTGCAGACCACGCCCAGGTGGAACATCTCGTCGCCGACGATGCGCCGGATCAGCCGCGCGGCCTCGCTGCCGCGATCCCTGATGGACCACCAGCCGCACAAGTAGGGCGGGATGGTGGCGAGTTCGAGCGCCACGGCGACCTGGAGGGCCGATCTGAGCCAGTCGTCCCGGCGGCTCTCCTCGGGCACGGCCAGCAGACGCGCCACCGACTGGTGGCCGGGCGCGGCAGCCGGCCCGCTGGCCGACTGCACGGCTGCCTGCACCGGACCGCCGGCCGCCACCGGCGCACCGGCCGCCAAGGCAGCCGACGCCAGGAAGCTCCTGCGCTTGAACGGGGCAACCGTCGGCCTGTCCGAATCATCCCTCGTACCAGTCAATTTCGCCTCAGCTCATAGCAATGGCCCCGCCAGTCTTCGGACGAACGGGACCTTTCCGACAGTTGTGGAAGCTAGCAGCCATGACCGCCGTTCCCGGCGCGCACGGGCCCGGGCGACGTGTCGACCACCCTGTCAGTCCAGCGAGTGGGAGGACCGCCGGGCCACCGGCGGAGGGGTCGGGGGCGGGGTGCCATAGGAACTCCCTATAGCTCCTGTTGACATTTCGTCTTTGCCTCTGATTCCTTTCCGCGCCTACGGTGAAACAGCTCGACGAGGTGCTCACACGTGAATTCTCCGAACATTCCCAGTGTGCGCACGCCGATGATTCTTCCGTCGAGCGAGCAAACATGCGATGGAGAGGACCGGTGGCATGAGCGCGATCGAGAATGGATCGGAAAAGCGTGAACTCGTGGGCAAGCGGGCCCTGGTCACAGGTGGGTCCCGTGGAATCGGCGCGGCCGTGGTGCGCCAACTCCTCGACGCGGGCGCCGAAGTGCTCACGACTGCCAGGTCGGCGACGAGCACGGTGCCGGAGGGAGCCCTCTTCGTGGACGCCGACGTGCGGACACGGGCAGGAGCGCAGGCGCTCGCCGAGGCCGCGCAGAAGGCGCTCGGCGGGGTGGACATCCTGGTCCACAACGCGGGTGGGGCGCGACCTCACCAAGACGCCTCGGTCATCCCCGACGAGGAATGGCAGGACGCGCTGGACCTCAACTACCTGGCGTCGGTGCGGTTGGACTCGCTGCTGGTGCCGGGGATGCGGGAACGCCGTTCGGGGATGATCGTGCACATCTCCTCGGCCGCGGTCCTCGCCCCGTTGGGACAGTTCCTGCACTACACGGCGGCGAAGGCGGCGCTGGAGAACTACAGCCGGGGAATGGCCTCGGAGCTGGCTCCGTTCGGGATCCGGGTCAACACCGTGAGTCCTGGCCGAACCGCCACCCCCGGCGGCGAAGCGACACGGGAGCAGTGGGCGAATCTGAACGCGGCGCCGGGCCGGACCAACGCCGGCGACACCCCGCCGCTGGGGCGCGACGGCCGGCCCGAGGACATCGCCGACGCGGTGCTGTTCCTCGCGTCCGACCGGGCGAGCTGGCTGACCGGGAGCAATCTCATTGTGGACGGCGGTGAATTCCCCAGGGGCTGACGCCGATGCGCCGACGGAATTCCGGAACGCGACTTTCCGTAAGAGGAATTCGTCGGCGCCCGCTTCCTTCCAGGCCTTCAGGACACCGGTGAGAAGGAAGCGGACTCGGACCAGGTTTCCTCACGCAGGAGTTCGAGCAGCGCGGTTTCCGCCGGGCCCGCGCCCTGCCGGACGACGGCGATGACGGGCTGGGACACGACCGGGAACACCGGGCGAACGAGGTGCTCGTGACCGTGGGGCACCGCTGAGGCC
It encodes:
- the gap gene encoding type I glyceraldehyde-3-phosphate dehydrogenase; this encodes MTRIAINGFGRIGRNVLRALLERDSDLEIVAVNDLTEPATLARLLAYDSTAGRLGRPVSVDGNTLVVDGRRITVLAEREPAQLPWAELGVDLVLEATGRFTSAKAARAHLDAGAKKVLVSAPSDGADVTLAYGVNTDAYDPELHTIVSNASCTTNALAPLAAVLDELAGIEHGFMTTVHAYTQEQNLQDGPHRDPRRARAAGVNIVPTTTGAAKAIGHVLPGLDGKLSGDSIRVPVPVGSIVELNTTVARDVTREDVLAAYRAAADGPLAGVLEYSDDPLVSSDITGNPASSIFDSALTRVDGRHVKVVAWYDNEWGFSNRVIDTLELLAAR
- a CDS encoding MFS transporter, with amino-acid sequence MPSVSSAVSDSGRPVPPSLWRDGDFRRLWVGQTVSQLGEHASLVVLPLFAVLTLHAGAGQLGVLRAVGQVPILLLSLFVGAWVDGWRTRTVMVLADVGRTLVLGVAATAGLLGRLGLSALFVVAFAVGALSVFFDVAYQASLVRLVKRDQLVRGNSALEGSRSAAQIGGPPLGGALVSLASAPIAAAVGALFFALSFLSIRRIRRREPVPETSRRPSRVGRRIQEGLRFVAGDASLRTVCLASAAFQFSFAATMTVYLLFLPRELHLSPAAVGLALAATGPGALLGSMLAARLPCRFGHGAVLVSAAALGDGVFLCVPALHGSATVTVPALLAANFLFGTGSQLVTVTVMAVRQAVTPDGMQGRAAATITFVGMGLTPFGSLLGGFLAQEWGPRTGLLVTAAGMLLSPVLMALSPLARLGRVLPGR
- a CDS encoding LacI family DNA-binding transcriptional regulator, with translation MTSTVRTGSGEARRRTLAEIADEAGVSVSTVSKVLHNRSDVSAETRAKVQRLLEKHGYLARPRAAATAAPPGGLIDLVINELDSPWAVELIRGAEDVLHEAGMGLVVSATHGRQKRARQWLDSLATRPTRGAILVVPELAPEQQADLAGLGIPYALVAPVDEPAPGIPWVGATNWPGGLAATRHLIELGHRRIAVISGPERRLTSRARVDGYRSALTEAGLPFDPELVRYGDFTHSLAHQHALDLLALADRPTAIFAGSDHQALGTYRAAAERGLRIPDDVSVVGFDDLPFADWVTPRLTTMRTPIADMTALAARMVLRLLSGQEPETTRVEVATELVVRESSGPPPAR
- a CDS encoding discoidin domain-containing protein encodes the protein MERRRPGRRHLPVLATVAALLAFPVQAQAAGQGRIYHVAPWGRDHAYGSPSKPLRTIGDCLSRVRPGDTCLIHRGTYREQVTPPSGTKDAPINLAAYGDGPVTVDGTEPVAGWKDAGGGLVAADTNLPTDPEFNAVFLDNGRAAEGRWPNSGSDPLNTTWAEADSTSTDQHIDDTDLPDADWAGATVHLWAGSNPWAQQTGTVTAGSPGKLDFKGGNHRCPPLCMGNQNYRNYYLVGSKAALDQPGEWYYDTSAHRLYLVPPKGGMANHTVTAKHRLWGVDLSNASYVTVRGIDLWGTSLRTGRMSTGVVVDALHATYISEFSTLPMPPDGDLAIPPSEGHIVASRILDSGVQILGTGNTLENSEISQSAGDGVLVRGTGNTVTGNYVHDVGWMGSYTPGIEINGNDHTVTHNTVRRTGRASIDTAWQLNGTEFHGNRIAYNDLSEAMRTSRDGSPLYVCCSLDGTGTSVDHNSSHDADGQVGFYVDNYSGHFLLHHNVAWNTGTRGTFFNGHTGPSIANQDHNSSYGVGINGNSTLLSGATDASGSYFSNIVGPMPVSATGTGDPRPVVRSNLITDKAGYTDPVNGELWLTDVSPAIDTGETLDGITTEVRGTAPDIGAYEHGEPIWSTGCDLPGCQQRVRHGAWTAAASDGSDAFAAVDGDINTRWTAAAAQAPGQFLTVDLGEPKTVGRLSLDAGRDTSGQPYGFSVSVSRDGTHWSGSLARVSGRSFTQDAAFPARTARFVRITLTASGPVPWVVNDLRLYSDGPDASATLQAEQATSMHRAARTTATTGVLGSGDWIAFRRAAVHGDHLTVRLASTCTTGCALQLRLDTPRGPVAATLPVHATGATTWQEQSVTLPHRETGVHTLYIVAKGGPRVASLDWLTIRP
- a CDS encoding alpha/beta hydrolase family protein, translated to MQTRRSVILSAAAAVALSAVPARASSAVSAASRKAGPVRLTLPAPSGPHPVGTVSLHLVDASRSDPWITAQPYRELMIGIRYPARAVGGYPAAPQMLPGEATGFAALNSFTDVPGNRVDWSATRTHAHEGAPVDRGMGPLPVVCYSPGAGDPRSLGTTLCDDLASRGYAVVTVDHTYDASAVQFPGGRVESSVLPAEFDKAYPDPGRIKALLQKTLAVRVADIRFVLDELPRALPGALRGMLDFGHIGMFGQSAGGFTALQAMHDDSRIAAAADLDGVLAYVQEDDTVGNLSTVAADGVDRPFLLIGKDGNDLSTVPSWDALWRNSRGWHRGLSLRGAEHATYTDAEALVPQIARQLGLPRKTVVENIGTIMPRHAIAAERACLAAFFDRWLRGRDDDGLLDGSSARYPEARFF
- a CDS encoding methyltransferase family protein, which produces MEPLRSALVVVTDVCFLVFVVSWIAGAVHFGAKSQAGLHGWVRGLRRTLPRRVLLIAGVYVLFTLVGHSRGFWRHLQYWQPELALLGGLLAIASTALLLWARWVLGTMWASVPTVQEHHELRTDGPYRLVRHPIYTGLLGLLLGATLACGFGVWTAFLAVAVPWLLRRVHVEDGLMAHQFGASYDSYRAQVPALIPRLRPTRAGPRPVGHERQ
- a CDS encoding ferritin-like domain-containing protein; its protein translation is MAAGAPVAAGGPVQAAVQSASGPAAAPGHQSVARLLAVPEESRRDDWLRSALQVAVALELATIPPYLCGWWSIRDRGSEAARLIRRIVGDEMFHLGVVCNLLVAIGGRPRIRDAAPTYPGPLPGGVHAGLTVYLSGLTKTYVHDVMMGIEVPHRPLARSIDTSPSVGTFYSDILKTFRSVAPELSARGQLSTRIGSDVLEPVETPDDVERAIEIIKEQGEGTASSPATAFDDDYPAHYYAFGEIYHGRRLRDNDGDWEFNGAPVRFPDARPMAPVPEGGWPNPPGEVRRLLESFDTTYNSLLRTLETAWAGGGHRSLHAAIHIMRGLETPAVELMERPIPDAPGNYGPQFRAF
- a CDS encoding oxidoreductase; the encoded protein is MSAIENGSEKRELVGKRALVTGGSRGIGAAVVRQLLDAGAEVLTTARSATSTVPEGALFVDADVRTRAGAQALAEAAQKALGGVDILVHNAGGARPHQDASVIPDEEWQDALDLNYLASVRLDSLLVPGMRERRSGMIVHISSAAVLAPLGQFLHYTAAKAALENYSRGMASELAPFGIRVNTVSPGRTATPGGEATREQWANLNAAPGRTNAGDTPPLGRDGRPEDIADAVLFLASDRASWLTGSNLIVDGGEFPRG